The nucleotide window aagcagtgacttaagtgaagcaggcaggtcgcgctagaaaatttcgtttaaaaagacgtcataaatgtgttcccccgtcatatttatttctaaaatatgaagtaaaaactcacaatttaattttcattcatttgtcattaatatgtagtctacacccgtgcgttaagtggaccatcttccagtaaaagcaaagcttccagcccacctctccaaatgcataaaatgtgcatcagccactagttaggcgcgccgcgcgcaccatcagctacgtcagcccagacaagagcagagcaaatagataaAGAATAGAGgagaattgtgtctggatgtggatggagattacattttacatcagcctgatcatcatttaaatacgtaaaccatcacctggcttctagtccacgctgtcagcattatttaactggtgtgtgtgtgtgtgtgtgtgtgtgtgtgtgtgtgtgtgtgtgtgtgtgtgtgtgtgtgtgtgtgtgtgtgtgtgtgtgtgtgtgttccacttcaaacactggtctaagcaaccagaccagtgtgtccagtaacatattaatgttacaattaaacagtttcacttcatgtaggctaggaacgtttcacctgccgtggcccgaccgctcctgctccacataaactttgtgcgtgatcaaacgtctctacgcgtcatgcgtctccatattagagacgggaacaagcgctgttcagccaaagtttcataatttcataaaaagaacatttttccaagtgacacatccctcagagagaccgggtttccagactgtttcagtgggaggaaatcttatcgcatgcgccagttctgtgctgcgctgcgaaccccagatcttcagctcactgtccaccgtgggcgctccgagccgcgctgaacacagtgtctagtataaagctctgatgttctgatgggaatattttacctccgcgatgtgcgttaacgattaaaatgtcagctcatccatgcgcatcagtgtgcgtctgggtaattctttcaaaccagccaacatccttgagttcatctgtcaaaataaacagtcaaatggaaatatatgtaacctgccgtttaactgttttgcattcctgtgaagattgttgcaaagagaaacaattaaacttgattaaccccagagccacccagagccatgcgggaagattcctcccactgaagcgagtgttttccaaaccctgtctctcagagagacttgtcggttagaaaatgttccctgatgatgaaactttggctgaatagtgcttgttcctgtctccaatgtggcgacacatccaggagccgtctgaggagaatcccagaatctcacattgtcttcagctcaggaagcgcctatgattacgcacaagcgtgacccgtcaacccggtctcacagtaagaccgggttggacctgttcaggtttacgcagacagtctttacatttagaattggcatacagatgtaaaattaatgcagtaaaatataaagcattttatttaaatatccattcattattttacaagcacagagagccgcatcagatggatggaagagccgcatgcggctccagagccgccgacccctgtgctagcctactttattgtccccagcaatttttaaaccccactcaagtgtatggttattgtccccagcaattctgaaaacaaactgacgcccttgcgtcTGAAGATAACGACTGGGCCACCGCTCCCGCGCTGATAGCCGCTGACCGCGCCTCCACCAGCGAAACCAGCTCATCATTTAGCTCCAGAAGCACCGACATGCCTTCATCCTCCTGCTGCAATAAATCTTCTCGTTCACAGAATTGGATAATAAGCTTAACGAGAGCTCTGCGGGTTTTACTCTTAATTTCTTCATCTTTTTTTTCTGTAATATCACACAGTTCACATACTCTGAGCAGCTCTTCCACGGATAGTCCACATAACTTCTGCCCTACCTCCAACAAAAAATCTTCACGGTCCTCAGACATGCTTGAACGACAAATAAGACGAAAAAAATACTCTTACAGAGTATCCGACCGGAGAAGCACACCTTGCGTTGTGCTAGCTAGACTGTTGCTCTTCGTTAGCATTAGCCTCCTTTTTCTGGCACGCTCCGTCACCGTGTCTCTCTGCAGTCTTCCAATCCACTATATGAGGTAGTCCCTAAACGTGATCTCGGTGGGACCTCCAAAATGTTACACCACTCCAGGACAACTTGGTGTAGAAAAACCGAGTTTTATTGGGGACCTCAGAACCATGTCATCATCATACAGATCCAAGCATGTTAGAGacctctttttcttctttttttcccattcctttctgcactgtaactgccctCTACTGGTGAAAATGTGTAACAGCTTAACCAGAAACAAatgtagctgacttacttttcaaCTCTCAACAGGTTTATGCAATGTTTCAGACATTTTATCTGTACACTTTACCAAGTGCTACATtcgctttcttttgtctctgagtgctTCCTTTGTAAACATGTGAAACTGATGGAGACAACTCCTTTGCTTGCGACTCAAACCTGTCAAACTGATCTCTCAAACCTCCAATGTAGTCCCTCAAGGATCTTACCAAATCCACAGCTTTGCACAAGTCTAGCTCCACAGCCTGCAACGCTACACTTGTCTTTTCAAAGCGCTGGAGGATGAAATGCCACACAGGACACATGAAGGCAGTTTCAAGTTTGTCCAGTTTTTTATCAAGTGACCTGGCTTCATTTCTAGTTGCTGCATTGTGGTAAGTGTCATGTACAATATTCTTTAAAGATTTCTGAATGTTTGCATAGTTTATACATATTGCTTGTGTGGCATCTGCATGCGCAGCCCAACTTGTGTTAGAAAGTGACTTCAATGTTTCAATGCGCTTATTAGCATTGGGCTTGAGTCCAGCTGTCACTATGTTCCACCGTGCTGTTGACTTGGAGCAGAAGTTAAAAAGGTTTTGCACAAACTGGAAAAAATCAGCTGTCTCAAAACAACAGTTAACACTGTTGACCCCAACCAAATTCAGGGTGTGTGCTGCACATGGAACCCATTCAACAAGGGCATTGACTTCTTTTATACGTGCCTGCAGTCCTTTATATACTCCTGACATGTTGGCAGCattatcataacactgccccctacagtttgcaaTGTAAATGTTCATTTCTCCCAAAACCTTGAGTACAAGCTCACGTAAAGCTTCCCCAGTATGGCTCTCTATGGGAAGAAATTTAAGAAAGCGTTCCTGGGAGTGCCCTTCAGGTGACACATATCTCAGAATAAATGTTAACTGATCAAGGTGGGAAACATCTGGTGTGGAGTCAACAGAGATCGAATAGTATTTGGCCATGTTTACTTCACCGACTATTTCAGACAGAACACGATCACCCATCAGTTGAATAAACTCTTCACATATTTTAGAAGACAGATATGAAGGTGTCCCTGCGCCTGCATTTCCATATTTCTCTATGTGAGACTTCAAAAAGGGATCAAACTCGCTGATtaactccagaaggcccaggtaaTTACCATTATCAGTCCTGCCAAAAACATGACTAGATCCTCTAAGAGCAAGTCCTCTCTCTGCCAAAAACTTCACAACAGACACAAGTCTTCTCAAAACTTCAGTCCAATATGCACTCTCAGATTCAAATTGTTTTTCCAGCTCTGTATCTATCCTTCCAGCAGCTGACCCATATGTTAGCATAGcttttctgtgatgttcactGTTTTCATGCTCTTTCATCCGGTTTGTGGCATGTTTCcagtcactgaaaccagtttcaaagcactatttgcttttagcatcactgaaaatgcagcatgcaaaacaaaacacagctccGGTAGATGGAGAGAAAAGCAGCCACTGTCTTTGGACATACTCACCATTGGCGAGTCTGCGTTTAAAGTGCGATCTGGAGAAGAACCGCTTCTGCTGTTTGTACACTCGTTCGGACGCTTTAAAATTTACGTCCATGTGTTGGCAGCTCTGCGGTCCTCGCTCAGCCCAGTAGGCACGCACAGATGCATCACATTTTCCCCAGCAAGCTGGATTAGTACTGTAACAAGGTTCATCCAAAGTTTCAATCCGTGGCCCAGACGCACTTTCGGTCGCCAATTTTCCACAATCACTCTCCGATGGGAAAAGATAATCCATGGAGGACGTGGTGGTCTCCGATGCCTCCAGGTCGAGCGTCTCTGCTGCCGGAACATCAGCCGCGGATTCAGCCGCCAACTTTCCACAATCACTCACTGACAGGAAAAGATCATTTGTGTTGTTGGTGGTCTCAGCAGGTGCTGTCGGGTCCGGCATCTTTTTTTTCCTCTGCCGCTGCAGATTCAACCGCCAAGCTTCCATATTCTCTCTCTGGCAGGAAAAGATAATCCATGGTGGACGTGGTCTCAGTAGGTCCCCCCGGGTTCGTCGTCTTAGCCTTCTCTGCAGCCCCGGATTCTGCCGCCAATCTTCCACAATCATTCTCCAGCGGGAAAAGATAATCCATGGTGGACATGGTCTCAGCAGGTTCCCCCAAGTCTGGCGTCTTTGTTTCCTCTGCAACTGCTAGAACATCAGCTGGCCGAACTGAAATGCTGCtagcaaagctaatgtttacagaaCGCAAGGAAGATCCTGCAGCTCCATCTTCGCTCAGTGGTTTAAAAAAACCTGTTAGCTTGGGTATTTTCTTAAGCACCTCTTTGTCGCGTTCccccttttccttcttcttctttctttttagcGCTCCACTATTGTATTTTCTGGGTTTGTCCGCCATTACGAAGCACTCACTGTTCAAGCCGCCGCACACTGGGGTGTGTCAGGCTGCAAACGCCCACCGTGAAGTAAAGAGTGAAAAAACTTGGACCAATTATAAGCAGTCATGACTCATGATAGATGTTTGCCAAAACAAATCCCAGTGCTTCTCAGCTAAATGGTACTATCTTGTTAGAGAAttacatacaaaaataaaaatgcattttggACCGAGGGCGGGGCCTCCAGCACGCAGGGGCCCAGGGCTGTAGCCCAGGTGAGCCCATGCGAAGGTCCGGGGgtgggcggcagtgtggtggtgcGTCGCTTATTGAAGACTGCAGCCAGGTCTCGATAGGGTAGTGGCGGATTGGGCGGTAGAGGACCAAGACCACCAGCTGGGGGGCCTGCCATggacggaggaggagagaggtggacctggcactgggtcccccagcctaaaaggcggttctgggacaaggacatctgggggtcgtggagacggagccaggggaaccccaagattagaggagaggagggagcggagatgatgagaaagtggagggtttcccaaaggccttggaggaccatctggagtgactgggttcggtcttggacaggatagggctggagaggtctgccgtccaccgaggtcaccggaACAACTCATTCCAGGTgagtcagggggatccgtaggcgtttagccagatccacatccatgaagttgtcggcggccctctagtccaccagagcatgtacctgatgtgaggtctcgtcgtgtaggagggtgacaggaaggaggagtcggTAGGAAGAGGTAGAGGCAGAGGGTGAACCCGGGAtgagctaccccgatactcagtgggttcctccgtttcccggccgtaatgggcagtccaggTGCCGGTGGTGgggagagccacaataggcacagagaccctcgcgccaccgtcgctctcTCCTCCGGGGGAAGGTGGCCAAGCTGCCTAGGCTCCTCAGTAGAAATGGGTCTGGAAGCTGGAGTTggtgaacgaggaagaggtccgtgcgttctgagtgggcgagtggatgacctgggtcgaaccagaacccgttgGTCAATGCACAACGCCAGGTCggcaacctcatccagggtctcggGCAGTTCTCTTCCCGCCATCTCGTTTCGGATGTAGGGCGCCAACCCCTCCAAAAAAACAGCTCGaaaggcagagtcatcccactgtaGTTTGGCCGCGATGGTGCAAAACTCTGACGCATAGGCGCACACAGTGCATTCACGTTGGCGGAGCTTTAagagacgtgcttcagcccccacttcactactgggtggaacgaaggtcttcctgagggtggccacaaaagcagcatagtcattgcaggtaggggatttagaattataaagagcagcggcccactcctgagcgagtccagaaagcagggaggtgaggtgcgcaacccgagagcgggcagtggggaagcgtcccggttggcactcgaattgcatatcgagggaggcgagcagaccatctgggctcccaacctctccattccacctctccggtaggctgaactgcggctcctccttaggtggagcgagggcttgctgccggagagcattgagggatgttgtcaactgaagggtgaggtcggtcagggagttcaccttggtgttgagccgatcgaccaaggcgtggagctgaactatctccttcttcatttgctcaaactccgctgggttaacggactcagtcatcctgtcagactggtcggctggatacgggagttgagcttgtggagagcgttgtctcacagacgcggaagcgatagcgtcggtgaaacgccggctctctgtttaatctaggaatccccgagcgttcgagcgtcaatgaagtgacaccgaAATGTtgggttttcccgaagtaagtaagaacacttactgtgagctgagagttcgtacgatggatcggttgcttggaaactctgatcatagatccgaagaaacgatgactgagtggtgagctggggaggcgacttccgtatatagtcgcggttcgtgacgtaggtgcgacgtggagggaatccccgcgaggggcatgctgggagttgtggtccatggtggaggccggctagctgggagaggctggtttggggacttgggttctgacacctgacagctgtgggcccttagaatcttcctaatctttcactgctttacggcgcccctggacgttactattgtctaacatcatttttttgaaaaataaccgtgtgaccaacacagaaggaagacactgagagaaaagctgtgttgtgaccacaggtaaacatctgttgaatgtcagcaaaaacaagcccTGAAGTACTATGAATCCATGATAACAGACATGCACGTTACTCAAACTTTGTTGTGGCCTTATATGATGCTTGgaagtgttctttttgtttttaagggatagtgaaaatgatgttgaaaaaatcaaaaagttaattattgtgcatttaatggaggtgtaagaaaccctagtcctggagagctgctacccagcatgtttagaggctacacagcactaacacacctgatgataatcagcaggtgattaacatgcctctgtagagcctcatgagctgctgaaaatggaatcaaatgtgttgaattaaggaaacctctaaaatgagctagatagtggctctccaggaccagggttccctacccctgctttTATGTGTGAGTGACTGGATGAATGACCAGCGGTTCACAACTTTTTCCCACAAGCACCCTCTTGTTTGTGTCCAACATGAGCCAAGCACCTTACAACCACAATCCCTACGCACCCACGCACATCAAAAGTGAATGATTCTACATTTTATAAATCCATAAGGGTTGTAACTCTAATACACAGTGTTAATTGTACAATTGTTTGTGTCCTGAGCAGtttataaatttaatttttaaaaatatcatctttagaacctcacaacttcatcacagacacaagtgtgtggaccccctgcaatcttgtggagaacccattagggtgccaggtacccagggttgggaaacactgctatatatggtttaatgaaaatagaagcCGTTTACTGTTTGCCCCTCTACTCATTTATTTGGTAGTACCTATGTAAAAAAAGATCCATTCCATCGGTATGTGACATGAGAAGATCTAAACACGTGTACTGATAATACCAATGATGTAGATTTTAACTGATCATTTGTAGTAAAGATTAACAGTTATGGCATGAAATTGATCACAAATATTGTAATGAAGTGCTCTGTAACAAAGGTTATGTGGATGCATTTCTTTGTCCTTGTTAGATTCAACGTGGAAGTTGTTCAACATGGTTTCACACGCTCTGCCTTGGAATGACTGCCTTCCAGATGCCAAGCAAAAAGACACCTTGGTGTTGTGACATGTGCAAACAGCAGCATGTAAACAACATGTAGGTGTTTGGTTGGAAGTGTGAACATGGAGTTGTACTGGACAAGACAGCACAGCTTCAAATTTATGAGCCGAGGACTTGAttgtcctttgtttacataagaatgatgatgcacattaaggaaagcagcgcaaacgtttctttcatatgcaaagtacttgtattttggaatggataatttattatttacaattagtgtcattgttctctatgtcacttttttactcatatctgtcaagtacttgtatgtgtgtgagggaggcctatatgcgggtctttgttttgtaagtcttaacactgaggtgtactctacaccacagcatgactgaaatgttgtgagactattactttactctgtctacatcatctgtttacataagcatgatgatggatacactgactgtcccacaaactaggtacaggtctagaggtgaccgggctttctcggtcttggctccttctctctggaatgagcttccacttgatattaaactgtcaccgtcgctgcatgtttttaagagtcgttcgaaaactcatttttatcgtttagcttttatgtgacttgtatgcttttatgctccctgtttacattttgtatggtgcttttatgtctgtatgttgtttttatctcttttttattctatctgtgtttttactgtattttatgttcagcgccttgggctcctgcaaaggcagtggaaggtgctgtacaaataaagattgattgatgatgcacattatggaaaacagttttcacttttgattcataagcaacgtattactattttgggagagttgagtttgtattttaaatctttttcattgttcagtcaactatttgtgtgtgtgtgtgtgtgtgtgtgtgtgtgtgtgtgtgtgtgtgtgtagtacattttagtgtatggtgccttttcagttgacatatttgatttgtgatttgtttttggagaagcagagatgagcaggtgcattgttttgatcaaattatttaacctcgtaaaaacgttcatatgcaaatgaccaagtgttaatgatccaaaaataaaaactttgactgttaaattttgaaagtattgataaagagtactaggaaattggttatcagcaggggccatttgtgtgtcactacagtttacagtaaaataaatgaaaaatcagagatgtatttttttcacaaacgtgcttgttggagtatgtagagccggttactgttgaccagcaggcatgattttgtgacaacaacttttacagtgtaggagctacaaacatttcaatgatttaaaaattcaacaaaaatcagacaagtatgttttctaaaaagtaaatgctgtaaatgcacagttagagattattttttaaatattctgcagaaaaaataccgaggtccagacctcaaggtcctcaatggtagatacggccatggtggtgtctagtagtgggtaaatgttttgtttttactcacgcagctctacacagatttccatgggatcagaaatcaaaacctgcaacactccttttcttgactggacctgtagggtacagggtagggtacagggtcctaacagcccgtaccctctggggggtacttcaggattatggggtaccaggccctctgatacgggctgttaggaccctgtacgactggtgtcagagctcggtccgcattgccggcagttagtcgagctcatttctggtgagagttggctgccctgatgccactgggtttgtactagggatgtgacaaaatatCGTTTGGCCAAAACTCGCAATACAAAATGTGACGAAATGCATCGAGGTAAAAAAATATGGACCACGAAATTAGGCTAGTCGGcactgctgcatgatttgtgtagtagtagGGCAGGCCCACAGTCTATGGTGGcaggctgatagcaccatctctgctgataaagcagggtaaaactaaacaaaataaaataaattaaaaaaacatccggggaacggtgcagtgcgtcatgacgttaagtcacagcgcatgttgtaacaacaacactgcaggctacagcgagcaaacaaatattagcattagcaccaagttggtgccaccaactgccttgccccgaaagagcagaacaatggagtcaaatgaggtcaaaattgaggatgctcctcctggatacaggtcatctgtctggcagtattttggctttccggttaaaaaagacaataacggcaacagagtaacggaaaagaccaagactgtgtgtaagctatgctatgctgtcattccgtacaccacctccaacacaacaaacatgaaccaccaccttcaacgttaccataaaaatgtgaagacggccttggcgaaaacaagcctaccgaaaggacagctgaccatgaaacaagcactgacaccaactctacctccatcaagtccacgtgcaaaacagataacccggctcattggtgagttcatagcggactacatggctccatttaacatagtagcgaacagaaaattcatccaaatgttcaaggtgctggagcccaagtttaagatgccatgccggggacatttttcagagaaggtaatcccgggaatttacaatgaaacgaaacaaagcgtgaaagagtgtctaaaacatgccgaccgcgtcgctctgaccaccgacagctggacctcgcgtgcaacacagagttatgtcaccattacggcacaagtcatcatcgaaaaatgggagagtaaaagctttgtgttgcaaactcgtgagctaagtgaaagtcatactggtgttaacatagctcaagtgttgagaaattcactgagtgagtgggagctaacaaggccacacacaaccattgcttgtgtcacagacaacgcgagcaacatggacattgctgtgagagagagcggtctccaccctcacatcaagtgcttggcgcatgttgtgaatctggccagtaagagaggcttggctgtatcccgcgttgcgcgccttcttggtcgtgtgcgaagaataactacattttttcacaagagcaccacggccaccgcagtcctgtgtcatgttctgcgggtggaggtggcagaccatatgtggtggtgggttccggaggcagatgagcaggcagacggatgtaaaaaataaaaagatgtttattgtaggacaggagcacaggacgaacgaacatggacaacgacaatgaaccgacaaagacaacaaccaggagggaggtataaatacacaagggaatcaggaacacatgggcagagtaatcaggggcaggagagaacaattaggctaatcagggcaggagagacacattcagggaggctggggcagatcatgacagtaccgcccccctcaaggggcggataccagacgcccacaagccacaaaacacaggagacacgaacgaagaccagaccagggcacacatgacaagggaacacagaagacgagaccagggaacaaggaacaccatccaggCTGCGGAGCAGAGGCCTCTTggttcaggcggcactccgtcttacgaccacTCAGACATGTCCAAGAACTCAGTccagggaaactcggactcgtagacttgggcacaggggactcgtagacttgggcacaggggacacgtagacttgactagactggacacgtagacttgactagactggacacgtagacttgactagactggacacgtagacttgactagactggacacgatgg belongs to Nothobranchius furzeri strain GRZ-AD unplaced genomic scaffold, NfurGRZ-RIMD1 Scf031, whole genome shotgun sequence and includes:
- the LOC139064478 gene encoding E3 SUMO-protein ligase ZBED1-like isoform X1; this translates as MTLSHSACCNNNTAGYSEQTNISISTKLVPPTALPRKSRTMESNEVKIEDAPPGYRSSVWQYFGFPVKKDNNGNRVTEKTKTVCKLCYAVIPYTTSNTTNMNHHLQRYHKNVKTALAKTSLPKGQLTMKQALTPTLPPSSPRAKQITRLIGEFIADYMAPFNIVANRKFIQMFKVLEPKFKMPCRGHFSEKVIPGIYNETKQSVKECLKHADRVALTTDSWTSRATQSYVTITAQVIIEKWESKSFVLQTRELSESHTGVNIAQVLRNSLSEWELTRPHTTIACVTDNASNMDIAVRESGLHPHIKCLAHVVNLASKRGLAVSRVARLLGRVRRITTFFHKSTTATAVLCHVLRVEVADHMWWWVPEADEQADGCKK